One Microbacterium esteraromaticum genomic window carries:
- a CDS encoding GNAT family N-acetyltransferase, with protein MQPVILRTERLVLSIPAEADIDAITAACQDPEVPRWTTVPSPYTRQNAVEFVELVAKWWADGVETVWAIRKDGVLAGMIGLHRITEHAHGGDAEIGYWGVAEFRGQGVMGEAARAVVDFAFDELTLARLGWRAVVGNIPSARTARSLGFRYEGTLRQGLTGARGRDDGWIAGLLATDDRTPVEWPVL; from the coding sequence ATGCAACCCGTCATCCTGCGGACCGAGAGGCTCGTGCTCAGCATCCCGGCCGAAGCCGACATCGACGCGATCACCGCCGCCTGCCAGGACCCGGAGGTGCCGAGGTGGACGACGGTGCCCAGCCCGTACACCCGTCAGAACGCGGTCGAGTTCGTGGAGCTGGTGGCGAAGTGGTGGGCTGATGGCGTCGAGACCGTGTGGGCCATCCGGAAGGACGGCGTGCTCGCCGGCATGATCGGCCTGCACCGGATAACCGAGCACGCGCACGGCGGCGATGCGGAGATCGGATACTGGGGTGTCGCCGAGTTCCGCGGACAGGGCGTGATGGGAGAGGCGGCTCGAGCCGTCGTCGACTTCGCGTTCGACGAGCTGACGCTCGCCCGGCTCGGCTGGCGCGCGGTCGTGGGCAACATCCCCTCCGCCCGCACGGCGCGATCGCTCGGGTTCCGGTACGAGGGGACGCTGCGGCAGGGCCTCACCGGCGCGCGAGGCCGAGACGACGGCTGGATCGCGGGTCTGCTCGCGACAGACGACCGGACTCCGGTCGAGTGGCCGGTGCTCTGA
- a CDS encoding AsnC family protein, which produces MSVHVASSTAPEGEPIAELHRLTAARRELSRAEEAQVRRARLAGYSWQAIAGALGISKQAAHKKFGRQ; this is translated from the coding sequence ATGAGCGTTCACGTCGCATCGAGCACCGCCCCCGAGGGCGAGCCCATCGCCGAGCTGCACAGGCTCACCGCCGCCCGGCGCGAGCTGTCGCGCGCAGAGGAGGCGCAGGTGCGTCGCGCCAGGCTCGCCGGATACTCATGGCAGGCGATCGCCGGCGCCCTCGGCATCTCCAAACAGGCCGCGCATAAGAAGTTCGGCAGACAATAG
- the ribA gene encoding GTP cyclohydrolase II, with amino-acid sequence MSLSPLSDALDALRAGRPIIVADDENRENEGDIIISAELATAETMAWMVRWTSGLICAPMPADLADQLNLPPMVETNEDARTTAYTVSVDAAEGVTTGISAHDRALTLNVLANPASTPSSLIRPGHILPLRAVDGGVRERGGHTEAAVELMRLAGLQPVGAIAEVVADDGSMMRLPALMELGARESVPVITIEQLIAHLNEVDPRDEADCLAQRTGRRVSLRADANVPTDHGTFRFLAYKDRISGTDHIAVVSGTPGETALVRVHSECLTGEAFGSQKCECGPQLQAALERIDEEGGVVIYMRGHEGRGIGLINKLRAYALQEEGLDTVDANLALGLPADAREYAAAAGILTDLGISKVRLLTNNTDKVTKLRDLGLDVVEQVPLIVGVGPNNHQYLETKRDRMGHIIGAAELADALRKDDA; translated from the coding sequence ATGAGCCTGTCCCCGCTGTCCGACGCTCTCGACGCGCTGCGCGCCGGCAGGCCGATCATCGTCGCCGACGACGAGAACCGCGAGAACGAGGGCGACATCATCATCTCCGCCGAGCTCGCGACGGCCGAGACGATGGCCTGGATGGTGCGCTGGACGTCTGGCCTGATCTGCGCCCCGATGCCGGCCGACCTCGCCGACCAGCTCAACCTGCCGCCCATGGTCGAGACCAACGAGGACGCCCGCACCACCGCGTACACCGTGAGCGTCGACGCCGCCGAGGGCGTGACCACCGGCATCAGCGCCCACGACAGGGCACTCACCCTGAACGTGCTGGCGAACCCGGCATCCACACCATCGAGCCTCATCCGTCCCGGCCACATCCTGCCGCTGCGCGCCGTCGACGGCGGCGTGCGCGAGCGCGGCGGCCACACCGAGGCGGCCGTCGAGCTGATGCGCCTGGCCGGCCTGCAGCCCGTCGGCGCGATCGCCGAGGTCGTCGCCGACGACGGCAGCATGATGCGTCTGCCCGCACTCATGGAGCTCGGCGCCCGCGAGAGCGTGCCGGTGATCACGATCGAGCAGCTGATCGCGCACCTCAACGAGGTCGACCCGCGCGACGAGGCCGACTGCCTCGCCCAGCGCACCGGAAGAAGGGTCAGCCTGCGCGCCGATGCCAACGTGCCGACCGACCACGGCACCTTCCGCTTCCTCGCCTACAAGGACCGCATCAGCGGAACCGATCACATCGCCGTCGTCTCGGGCACGCCCGGCGAGACGGCGCTGGTGCGCGTGCACTCGGAGTGCCTCACCGGCGAGGCGTTCGGCTCGCAGAAATGCGAGTGCGGACCGCAGCTGCAGGCTGCCCTCGAGCGCATCGACGAAGAGGGCGGCGTCGTCATCTACATGCGCGGCCATGAGGGCCGTGGCATCGGTCTGATCAACAAGCTGCGCGCGTACGCGCTGCAGGAGGAGGGCCTCGACACCGTCGACGCCAACCTCGCCCTCGGACTGCCGGCCGACGCACGCGAGTACGCGGCCGCAGCAGGGATCCTCACCGACCTCGGCATCTCGAAGGTGCGCCTGCTCACCAACAACACCGACAAGGTGACGAAGCTGCGCGATCTCGGCCTCGACGTCGTCGAGCAGGTGCCGCTGATCGTCGGCGTCGGCCCCAACAACCACCAGTACCTCGAGACCAAGCGCGACCGCATGGGCCACATCATCGGCGCGGCCGAGCTGGCCGACGCGCTCAGGAAGGACGACGCATGA
- the ribD gene encoding bifunctional diaminohydroxyphosphoribosylaminopyrimidine deaminase/5-amino-6-(5-phosphoribosylamino)uracil reductase RibD, whose product MAVTEAERGAMTRALALAANGPRGINPQVGAVILSPAGEVLAEGWHRGAGTPHAEVDALSKLAPGQAAGATAVVTLEPCNHTGRTGPCAQALIDAGVSRVVYAVDDPGDASSGGGDRLRAAGVEVVAGEQADASRHLIADWLTVQRLNRPHVTVKWAQSLDGRAAASDGSSQWITGPEARADVHRRRAEADAIVVGTGTVLADDPALTARDGQALYARQPIPVVIGSRPTPPGAAVHRHPHAPLFYDTRDLTAVLADLRDRGVQRVFIEGGPTIASAFVAAGCADTVLAYIAPVLLGGDRLALTDIGVSSIGDAVRLQVDEWLPVGVDLLAIARPATDPAAGKEGS is encoded by the coding sequence ATGGCAGTGACCGAGGCCGAACGCGGAGCGATGACCCGCGCCCTCGCGCTCGCCGCGAACGGCCCGCGCGGCATCAACCCGCAGGTGGGCGCCGTCATCCTCTCCCCCGCCGGCGAGGTGCTGGCCGAGGGCTGGCATCGCGGTGCGGGCACTCCTCATGCCGAGGTCGACGCCCTCTCGAAGCTCGCACCGGGGCAGGCGGCCGGTGCGACCGCCGTCGTCACCCTCGAGCCCTGCAATCACACCGGACGCACCGGGCCGTGCGCACAGGCGCTGATCGATGCCGGCGTCAGCCGCGTGGTCTACGCGGTCGATGACCCGGGCGATGCGTCCAGCGGCGGTGGCGATCGTCTGCGCGCCGCCGGCGTCGAGGTCGTCGCAGGAGAGCAGGCGGATGCCTCGCGCCACCTCATCGCCGACTGGCTGACCGTTCAGCGACTGAACCGCCCGCACGTCACCGTGAAGTGGGCGCAGAGCCTGGACGGCCGCGCCGCGGCATCCGACGGATCCAGCCAGTGGATCACCGGTCCCGAGGCCCGCGCGGACGTGCACCGGCGGCGCGCGGAGGCGGATGCGATCGTCGTGGGCACGGGGACGGTGCTGGCCGACGACCCCGCTCTCACCGCTCGCGACGGGCAGGCGCTCTACGCACGCCAGCCGATCCCCGTCGTGATCGGCTCGCGCCCCACTCCGCCCGGCGCTGCGGTGCACCGGCATCCGCACGCTCCGCTGTTCTACGACACCCGTGACCTGACCGCCGTCCTCGCCGACCTGCGCGACCGCGGCGTGCAGCGGGTGTTCATCGAGGGCGGTCCGACGATCGCGAGCGCCTTCGTCGCCGCAGGGTGCGCCGACACCGTGCTCGCGTACATCGCACCGGTGCTGCTCGGCGGCGACCGCCTCGCGCTCACCGACATCGGCGTCTCGTCGATCGGCGACGCCGTGCGGCTGCAGGTCGACGAATGGCTGCCCGTGGGCGTCGACCTGCTCGCGATCGCTCGTCCCGCGACGGATCCCGCCGCGGGGAAGGAAGGAAGCTGA
- the ribH gene encoding 6,7-dimethyl-8-ribityllumazine synthase produces MSGAGAPTPTTPIDGSGLRVVVIAGTWHETISNGLIAGAQRVLDEAGAAHTLVRVPGSFELAVAAQAAFAGGADAVVALGVIIRGGTPHFEYVSAATTDGLSRVALDAGKPVGFGVLTLDDEKQGIDRAGLPGSKEDKGAEAADAALRTAQVVRALRG; encoded by the coding sequence ATGAGCGGCGCAGGAGCCCCCACACCGACCACCCCGATCGACGGCAGCGGACTGCGCGTCGTCGTGATCGCGGGCACATGGCACGAGACGATCTCGAACGGTCTCATCGCCGGAGCGCAGCGCGTGCTCGACGAGGCGGGGGCCGCGCACACCCTCGTGCGCGTGCCCGGTTCGTTCGAGCTGGCGGTCGCGGCTCAGGCCGCTTTCGCCGGAGGGGCGGATGCCGTGGTCGCGCTCGGCGTGATCATCCGCGGCGGCACCCCGCACTTCGAGTACGTCTCCGCCGCCACCACCGACGGGCTGAGCAGGGTCGCGCTCGATGCCGGCAAGCCCGTCGGATTCGGCGTGCTGACCCTCGACGACGAGAAGCAGGGCATCGACCGGGCGGGACTGCCGGGGTCGAAGGAGGACAAGGGCGCCGAGGCCGCGGACGCGGCTCTGCGCACCGCACAGGTGGTCCGCGCGCTGCGGGGCTGA
- a CDS encoding riboflavin synthase gives MFTGIIEEIGEIAGISASGDGWRLTVHAPKAAADAVHGESIAVSGVCLTVVGSTATTFDADVMKQTLDVSALGAVEVGSRVNIEKAMPVGARLGGHIVQGHVDGVGTVLEVRPGEQWRVLRISLPADLAPLVVDKGSVSVAGTSLTVSAVSPAAGDADDHWFEVSLIPETLEATILCSLEPGDVVNLETDILARHVERLLAFRALTEGGSR, from the coding sequence ATGTTCACCGGAATCATCGAGGAGATCGGCGAGATCGCCGGCATCTCGGCCTCAGGAGACGGGTGGCGGCTGACGGTGCACGCGCCGAAGGCCGCAGCGGATGCCGTGCACGGCGAGTCCATCGCCGTGAGCGGCGTGTGCCTCACCGTGGTCGGCTCGACCGCGACCACCTTCGACGCCGACGTCATGAAGCAGACGCTGGACGTCTCGGCGCTGGGCGCCGTCGAGGTCGGCTCGCGGGTCAACATCGAGAAGGCGATGCCCGTGGGCGCGCGTCTCGGCGGCCACATCGTGCAGGGTCACGTCGACGGCGTCGGCACCGTGCTCGAGGTGCGGCCTGGCGAGCAGTGGCGCGTGCTCAGGATCAGCCTCCCCGCCGATCTCGCGCCGCTCGTCGTCGACAAGGGCTCTGTCAGCGTCGCCGGCACCTCCCTCACCGTGAGCGCGGTGAGCCCGGCCGCCGGCGACGCCGATGACCACTGGTTCGAGGTCTCCCTGATCCCCGAGACGCTCGAGGCGACCATCCTCTGCTCCCTCGAGCCGGGCGACGTCGTCAACCTCGAGACCGACATCCTCGCCCGTCACGTGGAGCGACTTCTCGCGTTCCGCGCCCTCACAGAAGGAGGCTCGCGATGA
- a CDS encoding LD-carboxypeptidase, with amino-acid sequence MLLPPKARPGDRVAILSPAFAAPAAGPELHDQAMRRLTELTGLIPVEYPTTRMLDAPPEARAADVDAAFADPGVRAILATIGGDDQVLVTRHLDPSLAAADPKPFLGYSDNTNILNWLWRHGVAGFHGGSTQVHLGAGPAVDDIHAASLRAALLDGGEPEITEPGESEDFGRRWASADSLREFGERSVTEPWTWAGPAVRVTGRTWGGCLEVLVQLALADRLPANEELAGGILLLETSERLTPAHDVAEHLRSFGERGLLNAVAGVLVARTPVSTFDVLPTPGERARLRAAQRDVVIEVVGRYNPDAVVCVGVPFGHTRPQWILPYGGEMTLDGAARTVTARY; translated from the coding sequence ATGCTGCTGCCGCCCAAGGCCCGTCCCGGTGATCGTGTCGCCATCCTCTCTCCGGCGTTCGCCGCACCGGCCGCGGGCCCTGAGCTGCATGATCAGGCGATGAGGCGTCTCACCGAGCTCACCGGTCTGATCCCGGTCGAGTACCCGACGACCCGGATGCTCGACGCGCCTCCCGAGGCGCGGGCGGCCGACGTGGATGCGGCGTTCGCCGACCCGGGCGTCCGGGCGATCCTCGCCACGATCGGCGGCGACGACCAGGTGCTCGTGACCCGGCACCTCGATCCCTCGCTCGCGGCAGCCGACCCCAAGCCGTTCCTCGGGTACAGCGACAACACGAACATCCTCAACTGGCTCTGGCGGCACGGTGTCGCCGGCTTCCACGGCGGCTCCACGCAGGTGCACCTCGGGGCGGGACCCGCGGTCGACGACATCCACGCAGCCTCTCTCCGGGCGGCGCTGCTCGACGGCGGCGAGCCCGAGATCACCGAGCCGGGTGAGTCGGAGGACTTCGGCCGCCGCTGGGCGAGCGCAGACTCGCTGCGCGAGTTCGGCGAGCGCTCCGTCACCGAGCCGTGGACGTGGGCGGGACCGGCCGTGCGGGTGACCGGCCGCACCTGGGGCGGCTGCCTCGAGGTGCTCGTGCAGCTCGCCCTCGCCGACCGGCTGCCGGCGAACGAGGAGCTCGCGGGCGGCATCCTGCTGCTCGAGACCAGCGAGCGGCTGACTCCCGCCCACGACGTCGCCGAGCACCTGCGCTCGTTCGGGGAGCGCGGGCTGCTGAACGCGGTGGCCGGCGTGCTCGTGGCCCGCACGCCGGTGAGCACGTTCGACGTGCTGCCGACCCCCGGCGAGCGGGCGCGGCTGCGCGCCGCGCAGCGTGATGTCGTCATCGAGGTCGTCGGACGGTACAACCCGGATGCCGTGGTCTGCGTGGGCGTGCCGTTCGGGCACACGCGTCCGCAGTGGATCCTGCCCTACGGCGGCGAGATGACGCTCGACGGAGCAGCACGGACCGTCACCGCACGCTACTGA
- a CDS encoding Fe-S protein, translated as METLRHLVLFVHLIGFAVLFGAWAVQAFGGKREITRLMQIGISIAAVAGLALAAPWGLPDGVEMNYAKIGTKLVVLLIIGAFLGIGQARQRKTGQVPPALFWGAGLLTLLNAGIAVLW; from the coding sequence ATGGAGACCCTGCGCCATCTCGTCCTGTTCGTGCACCTCATCGGCTTCGCCGTGCTGTTCGGAGCCTGGGCGGTGCAGGCTTTCGGCGGCAAGCGCGAGATCACGCGGCTGATGCAGATCGGCATCTCGATCGCCGCGGTCGCCGGACTCGCACTCGCTGCGCCATGGGGCCTGCCCGACGGAGTCGAGATGAACTACGCGAAGATCGGCACCAAGCTCGTCGTGCTGCTCATCATCGGCGCGTTCCTCGGCATCGGCCAGGCGCGTCAGCGCAAGACCGGTCAGGTGCCGCCCGCGCTCTTCTGGGGCGCCGGCCTGCTGACACTGCTGAACGCGGGCATCGCCGTCCTCTGGTGA
- a CDS encoding mechanosensitive ion channel family protein yields the protein MDWNGLGGLLAGIGHFLLQLLVFFIILLIGWLIAKSIAKGLEFLFKRLGFQRLLERAGISRLLAPTGIDPLTLVVKLVYYFILLIALLLALGAFGPSNPVAGIVQDIIAWLPRLFVAIVIVIVVAAIANFVGDLMRPALSRFRFGALLTRIVTITIIAMGAIAALNQIGVAVTVTMPILIAVLAALAGIAIVGIGGGLIEPMRTRWEKWLGSMESELAAPSGASAPPRASDAPQSASVPPAPPAPPSAPPAPPSAPPAPPSAPPAPPTAPPAAPAP from the coding sequence ATGGATTGGAACGGACTGGGAGGCCTGCTGGCCGGAATAGGACATTTCCTGCTGCAGCTGCTCGTCTTCTTCATCATCCTGCTGATCGGATGGCTGATCGCGAAGAGCATCGCCAAGGGACTCGAGTTCCTGTTCAAGAGACTCGGCTTCCAGCGCCTGCTCGAGAGGGCGGGCATATCCCGGCTTCTCGCACCGACAGGCATCGACCCGCTGACCCTGGTCGTCAAGCTCGTCTACTACTTCATCCTGCTCATCGCCCTTCTGCTGGCACTCGGCGCCTTCGGCCCGAGCAACCCTGTGGCAGGTATCGTGCAGGACATCATCGCGTGGCTGCCGCGCCTGTTCGTCGCGATCGTGATCGTGATCGTCGTCGCCGCCATCGCGAACTTCGTCGGGGATCTCATGCGGCCGGCCCTCTCGCGGTTCCGATTCGGTGCACTGCTCACCCGCATCGTCACCATCACGATCATCGCGATGGGCGCGATCGCCGCGCTCAACCAGATCGGCGTCGCGGTGACCGTCACCATGCCGATCCTCATCGCCGTGCTCGCAGCGCTCGCAGGCATCGCGATCGTGGGGATCGGCGGCGGCCTGATCGAGCCGATGCGCACACGCTGGGAGAAGTGGCTGGGCAGCATGGAGTCCGAACTCGCGGCGCCGTCCGGCGCATCGGCACCTCCGCGGGCGTCGGACGCGCCGCAGTCGGCATCCGTGCCGCCTGCTCCTCCGGCACCGCCCTCCGCACCTCCGGCACCGCCCTCCGCACCTCCGGCACCGCCCTCCGCACCTCCGGCACCGCCGACGGCGCCGCCGGCAGCTCCGGCACCCTGA
- a CDS encoding ABC transporter ATP-binding protein has translation MSRTAPSRRRGRGAQPDGPRATFRQLLPFLFEHKKVLAVVAVLSIIGAAASLVQPLLVGQVIARVQDGDGLGGLVWLLIAFVIAASVISGYQHYLLQRTGTAVVYSSRRKLIARILHLPISEFDARRTGDLVSRVGTDTTLLYAVLTQGLADAVGSAILFVGALIAMLIIDPLLLLLIVLVIGVSVVVVVLLSGRIRTASAAQQQKVGELASGVERGISSIRTVRASGAADRETAAVEGIAGEAYGLGVRIAKISSMVVPVAGVALQLSLLVVLGVGGFRVASGALTIAALVTFIMFLFMLVMPLGQAFGAITSVNQALGALGRIQEVLDLPTETQDDEPDAGVTAAAVVGAPAIEFRDVRFRYPDAVIAAREAAAKEAQTLLVDAHLEHASDDIATEIDRDVLKGVSFAVPRGARVALVGPSGAGKSTILSLIERFYDPTGGSIRLAGHDVRTYPREQLRAQFGYVEQDAPTLAGTLGENLRLAAPEATDADCERVLRSVNLGDVLERSPLGLAAPVGEDGVMLSGGERQRLAIARALLTEAPILLLDESTSSLDGVNEQRMREAIDAAAADRTLLVIAHRLSTVVDSDLIVVLQGGVVVGQGTHAELVESTPLYRDLARHQLLV, from the coding sequence ATGTCTCGCACGGCGCCGTCACGCCGACGGGGACGCGGCGCGCAGCCCGACGGCCCGCGTGCCACGTTCCGCCAACTGCTCCCCTTCCTGTTCGAGCACAAGAAGGTGCTCGCCGTCGTCGCAGTGCTCAGCATCATCGGCGCGGCCGCCTCGCTGGTGCAGCCCCTCCTGGTCGGTCAGGTCATCGCGAGGGTTCAGGACGGCGACGGCCTCGGCGGACTCGTCTGGCTGCTGATCGCCTTCGTGATCGCGGCATCCGTGATCTCCGGCTATCAGCACTACCTGCTCCAGCGCACCGGGACGGCGGTGGTGTACTCCAGCCGCCGCAAGCTCATCGCGCGCATCCTGCATCTGCCGATCAGCGAGTTCGACGCGCGACGCACCGGCGATCTCGTCTCGCGCGTCGGCACCGACACCACGCTGCTGTACGCCGTGCTCACCCAGGGCCTCGCCGACGCCGTCGGAAGCGCGATCCTGTTCGTCGGCGCGCTCATCGCGATGCTGATCATCGATCCACTGCTTCTGCTGCTGATCGTGCTCGTGATCGGCGTGTCGGTCGTCGTGGTCGTTCTGCTCAGCGGGCGCATCCGCACCGCATCAGCCGCGCAGCAGCAGAAGGTCGGCGAACTGGCATCCGGGGTCGAACGCGGCATCTCCTCGATCCGCACCGTGCGCGCCTCCGGAGCCGCCGACCGCGAGACGGCGGCGGTCGAGGGCATCGCAGGCGAGGCATACGGCCTCGGCGTCCGGATCGCGAAGATCTCGTCGATGGTCGTCCCGGTGGCCGGCGTCGCGCTACAGCTGTCGCTGCTCGTGGTGCTCGGCGTTGGTGGCTTCCGGGTGGCATCCGGGGCCCTCACGATAGCCGCGCTGGTCACCTTCATCATGTTCCTGTTCATGCTGGTGATGCCCCTCGGGCAGGCTTTCGGTGCCATCACCTCGGTGAATCAGGCGCTCGGCGCTCTCGGACGGATCCAGGAGGTGCTCGACCTGCCTACAGAGACGCAGGACGACGAGCCGGATGCCGGAGTCACCGCAGCCGCGGTCGTCGGGGCGCCCGCGATCGAGTTCCGGGATGTGCGCTTCCGCTACCCCGACGCCGTGATCGCCGCCCGTGAGGCGGCAGCGAAGGAGGCTCAGACGCTGCTGGTCGACGCGCACCTCGAGCACGCGTCGGACGACATCGCGACCGAGATCGACCGGGACGTGCTCAAAGGCGTCTCGTTCGCGGTCCCGCGCGGCGCGCGAGTCGCCCTGGTCGGACCGAGCGGCGCAGGCAAGAGCACGATCCTGTCGCTCATCGAGCGCTTCTACGACCCGACCGGCGGGTCGATCCGGCTCGCCGGGCATGATGTGCGCACCTACCCGCGCGAACAGCTGCGCGCGCAGTTCGGCTACGTCGAGCAGGACGCCCCCACGCTCGCCGGAACGCTGGGCGAGAATCTGCGCCTCGCGGCTCCAGAAGCCACGGACGCCGACTGCGAGCGCGTGCTGCGCTCGGTGAACCTCGGCGACGTGCTCGAGCGCAGTCCGCTGGGCCTCGCGGCGCCCGTCGGCGAAGACGGCGTAATGCTCTCCGGCGGCGAGCGTCAGCGGCTGGCCATCGCACGCGCCTTGCTCACCGAGGCCCCGATCCTGCTGCTCGACGAATCGACCTCGTCGCTCGACGGGGTGAACGAGCAGCGCATGCGAGAGGCGATCGATGCCGCCGCCGCCGACCGCACGCTGCTCGTGATCGCCCACCGCCTCTCGACCGTGGTCGACAGCGACCTCATCGTCGTGCTGCAGGGCGGCGTCGTGGTGGGCCAGGGCACGCACGCCGAGCTCGTCGAATCGACCCCGCTGTACCGCGATCTGGCTCGGCATCAGCTGCTGGTGTGA
- a CDS encoding Fpg/Nei family DNA glycosylase, translating to MPEMPEVQGLVDFLAARTAGRTVTRVSVAAIAALKTFDPPVTALQDARIAAASRHGKFIDLSLGDDLHLVFHLAKAGWLRWYDALPTTLIKPGRSPIAMRVALDDGSGFDLTEAGTKKSLAVYVVRDPADVPGIARLGPDPLDDDFTRDAFAALLAGRRTQIKGLLRDQGLIAGIGNAYSDEILHAAKMSPYAPAANLDDAEIDRLYDAMQRTLREAVDEAAGKPPADLKDAKRRGMQVHARRGEACPVCGDTVRSVFFADRSLEYCPTCQTGGKVLADRRLSRLLK from the coding sequence ATGCCCGAGATGCCTGAGGTACAGGGACTCGTCGATTTCCTCGCCGCGCGGACGGCGGGGCGGACGGTCACGCGCGTCAGCGTCGCGGCGATCGCGGCGCTGAAGACCTTCGACCCGCCGGTCACCGCGCTGCAGGATGCCCGGATCGCGGCAGCCTCGCGGCACGGCAAGTTCATCGACCTCTCCCTCGGCGACGACCTCCACCTCGTCTTCCACCTCGCGAAAGCAGGCTGGCTGCGCTGGTACGACGCGCTGCCGACGACGCTCATCAAGCCCGGCCGCAGCCCGATCGCCATGCGCGTGGCGCTGGACGACGGCAGCGGCTTCGACCTCACCGAGGCCGGCACGAAGAAGTCGCTCGCGGTGTACGTCGTTCGCGATCCGGCCGACGTGCCCGGCATCGCCCGCCTCGGACCGGACCCGCTCGACGACGATTTCACCCGGGATGCCTTCGCCGCCCTGCTGGCCGGGCGCCGCACCCAGATCAAGGGGCTGCTCCGCGACCAGGGCCTCATCGCGGGCATCGGCAATGCGTACAGCGACGAGATCCTGCACGCCGCGAAGATGTCGCCCTACGCGCCGGCCGCGAACCTCGACGACGCGGAGATCGACCGCCTCTACGACGCCATGCAGCGCACTCTCCGCGAGGCGGTCGACGAGGCCGCAGGCAAGCCGCCCGCGGATCTTAAGGACGCCAAGCGCCGCGGCATGCAGGTGCACGCTCGACGCGGCGAGGCATGCCCTGTGTGCGGCGACACGGTGCGCAGCGTGTTCTTCGCCGACAGATCGCTGGAGTACTGCCCGACGTGCCAGACCGGCGGCAAGGTGCTGGCAGACCGCCGCCTGTCGCGGCTGCTGAAATGA